A single Malaclemys terrapin pileata isolate rMalTer1 chromosome 3, rMalTer1.hap1, whole genome shotgun sequence DNA region contains:
- the PLN gene encoding cardiac phospholamban produces the protein MEKVQHITRSAMRRASTIEVNPQTRQKLQELFINFCLILICLLLICILVMLL, from the coding sequence ATGGAGAAGGTCCAGCACATAACCCGCTCTGCCATGAGGAGAGCCTCAACTATTGAGGTGAACCCACAAACACGCCAAAAGCTCCAGGAGCTCTTTATCAATTTTTGTCTTATTTTAATATGCCTCTTGCTTATCTGTATCCTTGTGATGCTTCTCTGA